The Thermomonospora amylolytica sequence CCGGCGGCCTCGCCGCCTGGTACACCCACTGCTTTCACCTGGTGAAAGTGCACGTCCTGGGCGGCTCGTACGACTGTCGGCCGCCGGCAGCGTTCTGCACCCCGTGCGGCCGGGCGGAGCCGGTCCCGCGCGGGTGGTGCGCACCGTTGCCGGCGGCGGTCCGGGCGGGCCGACATGAGGCGTGGCCGCCGGCCGTGGATTCGCCTGTACCGAGGCGGAACGGCCGGTCGGCCCCCGGGAGCCGGCACGGCGCCCGGCTCGGTGCGGTCCGTAAGCCCTGCTGTGGCGCTGCGTTGGGCCGCCGACCTGGGGAAACCCCGATGCAGGAACGACGCGGACGATCGCGGGAGGGTGGTGGGGAGGGTGAACGGCTTCGCCGTGGAGGCGTGGGCGGCGATGATCGGCCTGATCGTCGTGCTGTTCACGTTCGACCTGTTCGTGGCGGTGCGCCGGCCGCATGCCGTCGGGCTGGTCGAGGCCACGGTGTGGTCGGTGTTCTACATCGCCGTCGCGGTCGGGTTCGGGCTGGTCCTGTGGGCCACGGCGGGTGCGGCGGCGGGCACCGGGTACTTCGCGGGCTGGGTGGTGGAGAAGAGCCTGTCGGTGGACAACCTGTTCGTCTTCTCGATCATCTTCGCCCGCTTCGCCGTTCCGGCCGAGTACCGGCAGAAGATCCTGCTGTTCGGCATCGCGTTCGCGTTGTGCCTGCGCGCGGTGTTCATCGCGATCGGCGCGGCGGCGATCAGCCTGTTCTCGTTCACCTTCCTGCTGTTCGGCCTGGTGCTGCTGTGGACGGCGGTGCAGTTGATCCGTCACCGCGACGAGGACCCCGACGTGGAGGACACCTGGCTGGTCCGCCGGGCACGTCAGATCATGCCGGTCGGGACCGGGTACCACGGCGGCCGGATGCTGGCGGTCGAGGACGGGCGGCGGGTGGTGACCCCGGTGCTGCTGGTGTTCCTGGCCATCGGCAGCACCGACCTGCTGTTCGCCCTGGACTCCATCCCCGCGGTGTTCGGGGTGACCGCCGAACCGTTCATCGTGCTCGCCGCCAACGCCTTCGCCCTGCTCGGCCTGCGCGCGCTGTTCTTCCTCATCGAGGGCCTGCTGGAACGCCTGGTCTACCTCGCGATCGGGCTGTCGCTGATCCTGGCGCTCATCGGCGTCAAGCTCGTCCTGCTGTTCCTGCACCGGGACGTCACGGCGGCCGTGCCGGAGATCCCGACCCCGCTCTCATTGGGTCTCATCCTGCTCATCCTGATCGCCACCACGATCGCCGGCGTGCTGCGCGTCCGCGCCCATCCCGAGGAACGCGCGCACCCCGGCGCCGTACGCGTCCGGCGCACCCCGCCCGATGACCGCACCTCGCCGCCCGTGGACGGCCATCCGGGTGGAACGCCTCCTTCCTGATCCCCGCGCCCATGAGCCCGGTCTTCGGCCCGCGCTTGTCGTCGGGAGGTCGTGTGCAGTGGTTCTCCCGGCGCCGCGGTGGGGGGTGGGCGGGATCGTCAGGTTCGCGGCGTGGCGAGGTGGTCGGCGCGGCCTCCGTGCCACTCGACCAGGAGGAGCGTCGCGTCATCGGTGGTGACCCCGCCGCGTTCCCGCATGAGGGTGTGGGAGAACGTCCGCACCGCCTCCCGCACGTTCCCGCCGCTGGGTCCGACCCTCTCGATGACCTCGATGAGGCGTTCCTCGCCGAACTGCTCTCCCTCGGCGCGGTGCTCCTCGACGAGCCCGTCGGTGAAGAACAGCAGCCGGTCGCCGGGCCGCAGGTCCAGTTCGCTGATCTTGGGCTGGGAGCCGCCGAAGCCGACCGGCAGGGTGCCGGGGTTCTCCGGCCTGCCGATCACCCGCCGGCCGCGGATCAGGAGCGGCGCGGGATGACCGGCGTTGACCCATTCCAGGCGGCCCGTGGCGATGTCCAGCTGCGACATCTGCGCCGTGACGAACTGTTCGGGCCCGAACTGGTCGTTGATGGCCGTGTCCATGTACACGTACAGCTCGGCCAGCCCGACGTCGGTCCGCCTGGCGTGCCGGTAGGCGCCGATGGCGACGGTGGCCAGCACGGCGGCGTTCAGGCCGTGGCCCATCGCGTCGATGACGGCCAGATGCAGGATGTCGTCGTTGAGGACGTAGTCGAAGCTGTCGCCGGCGATGTCGTAGGCGGGTTCGAGGATCCCGGCGACCGACACCCGGGGGGTGGTCATGGCCAGCGGGGGCAGCAGCGACCACTGGATCTCGGCGGCCACGCTCATCGCCTCGCGGCGCCGCACCCGGGAGAAATGGTCGGTGTAGCCGTTCTTGGTGGTCAGCAGGTCGCCGACCAGAGCGGCCAGCCGCCACAGCAGCCGCCGGTCGTCGTCGGCGGCGGAGTCGAGGGTGACGGCCAGCACCCCGACCTGGTCGCCGCCGTCCAGCAGCGGCAGGAACACCCGGACGCCCTCGGCCAGCGGCTGTTCGACGACGACCTCCTGGAGGAAGGCCCGCCCGGCCGCAGAGCCGTCGATCCGCTCGGGCTCCCCGACCATCAGTTTCCGGCCCGGCAACGGCGTGAGCGTCAACTGGTCGTAGTCCTGCAGGAGAATGGAGACGTCCCGGCCTCCGATCCTGCCGACCTCCTCGGCGACCATCGGACCGACCAACTGCGGCGGTATCTCGTGCGCCCGGTCCAGCAGCCCGCCCAGCAACCGCTCGCCGAACCCCTCCGACCGGTCCACCGAGGCATCGAACGACCGCTGTTCACCTTCCCCCATGGTCAGGTGATTCCCCGTCCCGGCCTTTCACACGATCCACCCGGCCACGGCCGCATGCGGACCGTCCCGAACGACCGGTCCATCATGGCGGGGCGCGCCGAGACCCGAGACGCCCCGCTTCGAGTGACACCGCCCCCTCCGGACGGATCCGGATCCCCGGCCCAGGGCGGACCACATCTCCATGACAGGCGCCGAGCAGCCGTGCTGCCGATGGTCTGTGGCGGCACTCCGGCTGCCAGGCCCGACGTGTCTCCATGTCTTTCAGGGACGGCGACGTCGGTGGAGGGCGGGGGGAATATGCCGTGCGTCATCCGAAAGCGGGAGCCTGTCCGGATGGGCCGTGGCCGGTGTCCGTTCTCAGATGAGCCCGTGTTCTCTGGCGTACAGGGCGGCCTGGGTGCGGTCGCGCAGGCCCAGCCGCTGGAGGATGCGGGAGATGTGGTTCTTGACCGTGCCCTCGCTGACGTAGAGGCGGGAGGCGATCTCCCGGTTGGTGGCGCCCGCCGAGATCAGCCGCAGCACCTCGGTCTCGCGTGGGGTGAGCGGGGTGAGCATGGCGGAGCCGTGCAGTCCCGCCGCCAGCCGGATGACGATGGCCGAGTCGAGCTGGGCGACGCCGGCGTGCGCGAGCCGGACGGCCCGGGCGAGATCGGCGGCGGGCAGGTTCTTCAGCAGGTAGCCCACCGCCCCGGCCCGCAGCGCCCCGGTCACGTACTCGTCGTCGTCGAACGTCGTGAGCATCACGATCGTGCACTCGGGCGCCCGACGGCGCAGCTCGGCCGTGGCGGCCACCCCGTCCAGGCCGGGCATCCGGACGTCCATCAGCACCACGTCGGGCCGGGCGGCGACGATCGCCTCGACGGCCTCGGCGCCGTCGCCGGCGCTGCCGACCACCTCGATGCCCGGCTGGAGCCCGAGCAGCGCGGTGATGCCCTCGCGGACGAGGTCCTGGTCGTCGACCACGAACACGCTCACCACGGCACGTTCACCCGCAGTTCGGTCCCGGCCGGGGAGGACTCGACCGCCATCGTCCCGGCGGCCTGCCGCACGCGCTCGCGCAGGCCCTTGAGCCCGAACCCCTCGCGGCCGTCACCGAACCCCCGGCCGTCGTCGGTCACCCGCAACTCCGCTCCCCGCTCGTCGTAGCGGACGGCCACCCGGATCTCGGTGGCGTCCGCGTGGCGGCACGCGTTGGTGAGCCCTTCCTGCGCCGCCCGGTACAGGACGTGCAGCGGGCGGCGCTCGGTGCCGGAGATGCTGAGGGTGATCCGGCGTTCCCCGTCGTCCAGAGCGCGGACGAGGTCGGCCAGCGCCGCCGACGTGCCCTGCGCGTCCAGGGCGCGGACCGACGTGCGCACCTCCTCCAGCGCCCTGCCCGCCGACCAGCGGGCACTGGAGACCGCCTGCGCCGCGCCCGCCGGGTCGAGCGCGGTGAACGCCTCCGCCTTCTCCAACTGGATGCCGATCGCGGTGAGGTGGTGCCCGAGGCTGTCGTGGATCTCCCGGGCCAGCCGGTTGCGTTCGCGCGCCGCCGACAGTTCGGCGATCTGCTCCAGCGTGGCCTCCAGCCGCGACCGCGCCCGCTGCTCGCGTACGGCCACCGCCGCCATGGTGACCGACAGGACGACGCCGAGGGCGAACATCAGCAGGTCCGAGATGTACTCCGCGCGCACCTGCCAGTCCGGGACGGTCAGCGTGAAGGCGCCCACCAGCACGGCCACGCAGGCGGCGCCGAGGGCCACGGCCACCGCGGGGCCGAACGCGAAGTACCCCAGGAACGGAACGAGCACGAACAGCACCCGGGACAGGCCGGAGACGTCCAGCCCGGCCACCGCGCCGAACAGCACCACCCGGACGGCCAGCAGCAGGCCGGGCGGAACGCGGCGCTCCCGGGCGTCCAGGACGATCAGGGCGCACAGCAGTGCCGCGTAACCGGCGGTCCGCGTGCCGAGGCCCGGGCCGATCGCCGCGTAGTAGACGCCTCCGGCGAGCACCGCCCCGTACAGAACGGGCGGCACCCAGGGGACCGGCCGCACCATCCCGCCCTCCTGATGACCGCGTTCGGAACGCACCCTATGTCGGCGGGCGCGGCGGGCGACAGCCGTGCCGGACAGGTTTGGCCGAAGGTCATGTGCCGCCTGGAGCGCCGATCCTGGCCGCACTGCACTTATCCGCCATGGCCTGCGGTTCCTAGCGTTCCGGTGTCACATCGTCTGCCTGAAGGGGCGTCATGCGCCGCATGCTTCTCCTCGTCCCGGCCCTGCTGGCGACCACCCTGGCGGCCCCCGCCGCCGACGCCGGCGGCTGCACCGCCGTGCGGGTGCCGGGGGCCGAGCACTCGACCACCGCATGCCTGACCGACCTGACCACCGCGGGAACCGTGCCCACCGGTCACACGGACCCGGCCGACTGGGCCGGTCTGGAGGCGCCGGGCACGGTGACCCCGTCCGGAGTGCCGGGGGTGCAGATCGACGGCTACTTCCCCGACACCTCGACCACGAACACCAACCACGGCTGGAACCACGACAGCCAGTTCGTCATCCGCCTGCCGAAGCGGTGGAACGGCGGGCTGGTCGTCGCGGGACCGCCCTCCACCCGGGAGCAGTACGCCAACGACCGGATCATCAGCGACCAGGTGCTGGCCAAGGGCTACGCCTATGCCGCCACCGACAAGGGCAACACCGGACCCGAGATGTACCGGGACGGTGCGCGCCCCGGCGACGCGATCATGGAATGGCACCGCAGGGTCACCCAGCTGACCCGAGCCGCCAAGCGCGTCGCCGCCCGCCACTACGGCCGCGCTCCCCGGCGCACCTACGCCGCGGGCCTGTCCGCCGGCGGCTACCTGGTCCGCTGGCAGTTGGAGCACCACCCGTCCCTGTACGACGGCGGACTGGACTGGAACGCCCTCATCTTCACCGCCGACGGCCCCAATCCGCTGACCACCCTGCCACCCGCCCTACGGGCCTACCCCCGCTACGCCGCCGGGGACACCGGCGCCCACGCCGCCATGCTGGCCGCCGGATATCCCGCAGGCTCCGAGCCCGTCTGGGGCTACAACCACAAGAACCAGTGGGACCTCCTCCAGCGGCTGATCCGCGAGGAACTCGACCCGACCTATGACGGCGACAGGCTGGCGGGCACCCCGTTCTGCCCCGAAGGCACCGGCTCTGGCTGCGATACCGACTACGACTACGCTTCCCGGCCGTCATCGGTGCACCGCGCCGTGGCCCGCATCTCCCTCACTGGAAGGCTCACCCGCCCTCTCATCAGCATCCAGGGCTCTCTGGACGCCCTGCTCCCGCCGACCAGATACGGCGACCACTACCACCGCATGGTCGCCGCCTCCGGCCGGAAGTCCCTGCACCGCCTGATCACCGTGCCCGGCGGCACCCACACCGACGGCATGATCCCGCTGGCCCCCGGCGTTCTGCGCCCCATGCTGCCGTCGTTCGCGGCGGCCTTCGCCCAGTTGGAAGCCTCCTCCTGAGGGGCGGGCCGCCGGGCCGCTCCACGGCGGCTGTGGCCGTTCTGCGGGCGACGGCGCGCGGCCCATCCCGGGAACACGGCCGGAGCCGATCGGGGCCCGGCCGTGCTCCCGGGTCGGGCCTTCGAGCGAACATGGAGCGAACACGGGAACGAACCGGGGCCAACCGGGCACCGGGCATACCGGGCTTCCTGCGGGTTTGCGCAGGTCATCGGTGGTGGGTCGTGGGACTCGAACCCACAACCTACGGATCAAAAGCCACCCCTGCCCATGCCACCCCATGCTGTCCCGGCCCGGAAAATGCCACTCCGTCCGCATCGGTGCGGGCCGCCATGCCGCCCGATGCCGCCCCGTGCCAACCCCTACCGAAACCACCGAGCGAATAATGAACGAACATGGCCACCACGCCATATGTGGTGGGGACGCGCATTGGGACCGGCATTGAACCGCCGCTCAGTACCCCATCATGACGTCGGCAAAACGATCA is a genomic window containing:
- a CDS encoding TerC/Alx family metal homeostasis membrane protein; its protein translation is MNGFAVEAWAAMIGLIVVLFTFDLFVAVRRPHAVGLVEATVWSVFYIAVAVGFGLVLWATAGAAAGTGYFAGWVVEKSLSVDNLFVFSIIFARFAVPAEYRQKILLFGIAFALCLRAVFIAIGAAAISLFSFTFLLFGLVLLWTAVQLIRHRDEDPDVEDTWLVRRARQIMPVGTGYHGGRMLAVEDGRRVVTPVLLVFLAIGSTDLLFALDSIPAVFGVTAEPFIVLAANAFALLGLRALFFLIEGLLERLVYLAIGLSLILALIGVKLVLLFLHRDVTAAVPEIPTPLSLGLILLILIATTIAGVLRVRAHPEERAHPGAVRVRRTPPDDRTSPPVDGHPGGTPPS
- a CDS encoding PP2C family protein-serine/threonine phosphatase encodes the protein MGEGEQRSFDASVDRSEGFGERLLGGLLDRAHEIPPQLVGPMVAEEVGRIGGRDVSILLQDYDQLTLTPLPGRKLMVGEPERIDGSAAGRAFLQEVVVEQPLAEGVRVFLPLLDGGDQVGVLAVTLDSAADDDRRLLWRLAALVGDLLTTKNGYTDHFSRVRRREAMSVAAEIQWSLLPPLAMTTPRVSVAGILEPAYDIAGDSFDYVLNDDILHLAVIDAMGHGLNAAVLATVAIGAYRHARRTDVGLAELYVYMDTAINDQFGPEQFVTAQMSQLDIATGRLEWVNAGHPAPLLIRGRRVIGRPENPGTLPVGFGGSQPKISELDLRPGDRLLFFTDGLVEEHRAEGEQFGEERLIEVIERVGPSGGNVREAVRTFSHTLMRERGGVTTDDATLLLVEWHGGRADHLATPRT
- a CDS encoding response regulator transcription factor; the protein is MSVFVVDDQDLVREGITALLGLQPGIEVVGSAGDGAEAVEAIVAARPDVVLMDVRMPGLDGVAATAELRRRAPECTIVMLTTFDDDEYVTGALRAGAVGYLLKNLPAADLARAVRLAHAGVAQLDSAIVIRLAAGLHGSAMLTPLTPRETEVLRLISAGATNREIASRLYVSEGTVKNHISRILQRLGLRDRTQAALYAREHGLI
- a CDS encoding sensor histidine kinase, yielding MVRPVPWVPPVLYGAVLAGGVYYAAIGPGLGTRTAGYAALLCALIVLDARERRVPPGLLLAVRVVLFGAVAGLDVSGLSRVLFVLVPFLGYFAFGPAVAVALGAACVAVLVGAFTLTVPDWQVRAEYISDLLMFALGVVLSVTMAAVAVREQRARSRLEATLEQIAELSAARERNRLAREIHDSLGHHLTAIGIQLEKAEAFTALDPAGAAQAVSSARWSAGRALEEVRTSVRALDAQGTSAALADLVRALDDGERRITLSISGTERRPLHVLYRAAQEGLTNACRHADATEIRVAVRYDERGAELRVTDDGRGFGDGREGFGLKGLRERVRQAAGTMAVESSPAGTELRVNVPW
- a CDS encoding tannase/feruloyl esterase family alpha/beta hydrolase; its protein translation is MRRMLLLVPALLATTLAAPAADAGGCTAVRVPGAEHSTTACLTDLTTAGTVPTGHTDPADWAGLEAPGTVTPSGVPGVQIDGYFPDTSTTNTNHGWNHDSQFVIRLPKRWNGGLVVAGPPSTREQYANDRIISDQVLAKGYAYAATDKGNTGPEMYRDGARPGDAIMEWHRRVTQLTRAAKRVAARHYGRAPRRTYAAGLSAGGYLVRWQLEHHPSLYDGGLDWNALIFTADGPNPLTTLPPALRAYPRYAAGDTGAHAAMLAAGYPAGSEPVWGYNHKNQWDLLQRLIREELDPTYDGDRLAGTPFCPEGTGSGCDTDYDYASRPSSVHRAVARISLTGRLTRPLISIQGSLDALLPPTRYGDHYHRMVAASGRKSLHRLITVPGGTHTDGMIPLAPGVLRPMLPSFAAAFAQLEASS